The DNA sequence aataattatttttattcatgtgATACATGTATAAACAcgattttatattagtaatacatcaaaattaaatttttaaatatattttaattctaCTCATACACGTTAATTGCGTCTATtataacaatttgattttaaaatataaactaaatataaggtacaaaaataattcaaaatcaaatattattaatacaTGAGTTAATTAAAGCTTAATtcaaacattaaaaaattaataatatataaaaggtGCTTTTAAAACTTGCCACAATCACTAAAAGATAAAGACATTCATTATTTTTTGGACAATGTTAGATTatgaacaaatttttttttttaatatttagtcATACTCTAAATTTTGAGTATTAAATTCTATATCATAAATTTTAAGAGCAACTATaatattaactattattttaatttttttatctcacAAAATAACACATCAATATTTGTGAGaccatatattataataataatttttatattaaatataaaattttatcactCTAATCTTTAGTCTCAATTCaacataaatttttatattatttttaattattctattaaaataattatacaaataacaaaattgtattaattttttattgaagtaaTATTATTTCTTTAAAGTAAGTGGTTTCATTTCATCTATCTATTCTaatgcaaattttaattttaaataaatttattttttattagtatcaaAAGCGATATTCCAAAAATACTCTATTAGAATTGTTCTAAAtctcaattttaataatataaaaataaaatattaattaatattaataaaaaatattaatctctAATGCAAAAAAAATCCCTAATATTTTCCTTAATACTTAATCTTATTTTATGGTCAAACTTTAGTTGAATATATGAAGTTGTCTATTTGTGATTGAATTAGTGTGAAACGCAAAACACAAGTGGAAGCCCTTTGGTTTATGTTAGACGAGGCAAAGAAAGAAGCTTTGACAACTGCCTTGCCCTCGTCGTTTTCCTTCCTTCTTCTGCACCTTTCGTCTTTTCCTTCTGTCTTTCACTCTCTCCGAGACCTCTCGCTattataacaatatatataatattcaattaaataaataaacaaacaaattagtaataaaaaaaaaccCTTTGGCTGCAGAAGCTgtcatttttatttgttttgtgtttCAGGATCTTTCAATTTTCCCGCTCTGTATATAGAAAACCTTCGTTACTTCTCTTTCtatcctttcttcttctccttctttcaattttttgaacATGTTTTCTTCTTAAGCTATATAAACTGAAGCAGTGGTTTCAGATATTCCATTGTTATATATATTGTCTTTCTCGTTTTCCGGGAAAGTGGAGAAGTAAAATATGAATACCAGAGCACGCACCAGTCTTCACTCCATGAAAGCACCTTTAAATGCTTCCAAAGTaatttcttcttcgtcttctagattcttttttttttctatttgtttttaaATGTTTCTGAATAgttgaaaagcaaaagcttgataTTCCAAAGCCTTAACTTAATCGCAAGAATGGAATTTTGATTTTGCTTAACTCAGAAAAAGTTGTGCACTTTTCACCCAAATCTGAAAAATTCGGTTCTTTAACTCCCCTCAAGAAACGAATAGTTctgctctttattttctttctcctttttattttttattttctaattttctggCTTATAGATTTGTTTATTTGTGAAATGTGTGAAAGCAGAACAAGATGGAAAATACTATTAGAGGGAGCAGCAGAACAATGGCTTCTCAGAAAGCCGCGAAAAACGTTCGTCGATCTAATCGAGAAAGGAAAATGGCTCTGATACAAGATGTATTTCAATCTTCCTCATCGTATCATATACTACAATATTatctttgttttaatttttgttcatTCTTTCATCTCAGTTCCATGAAAGAATGAATTGCTTTTCTCAATTTTCAGTTAGACAAGTTGAAGAGGAAGCTCCAGCATGAAGAGAATGTTCATAGAGCCCTAGAAAGAGCATTTACAAGACCATTGGGTGCATTACCTCGTCTTCCTCCTTATCTTCCTCCATATGTTAGTATCTCTATATCTTCATTGTTCCAAGTATTTCAGACATTGAAATCGTTGTGTCCAAATCATACACGAGTTCATTTGTATTATCATCCTCCAGCTTAGTCCGTTTACCACTacaaaaattgaatttctaaaGGGACAGATAtcatgaatttttttatataaaagagtTACATTTTGTTAGATATCTCGTTGCAGTTTAAACGAGTCATCTAACAGTCTCAATTCACTCTATAAATTGGTTAGTTCACTTTGCTCTCattcaaacacacacacacacaattatattatattatggtTATTCAATTTCCTCAGTTCCACAATGTTGTCACTTTGGAAATTTGATCATCTTAATGCATCTAGATATAAATTTGAGTTATGGACGGATCAAATTCTCAAAGTAACATATGTTATGGAACAAAAGAAGTATCTTACATGATAGATGGTAAAGTAATTAGGACTCTTTTGTATGTGTTAATTTAGACATTAGAGCTTCTGGCTGAAGTAGCAGTGTTGGAGGAGGAGGTGGTTCGACTCGAAGAACAGGTTGTGAATTTCAGACAAGGTTTATATCAAGAAGCTGTTTACATTTCCTCCAAGAGAAATGCAGAAAATATGAACGACTCTATTGAGCAAAACACAGCAAGAATCTCAAAACATCAAAGATCAAAGTCATTTTCACAGAGCGAGTTTCATTCGATGACAATGGGAAGGCCTCAGCCTTCTCTTGCCAGAAGTGCTTCCAGCAGGAAGCTGTTTTCCTCTGACGTTGCGACCGATCACACAGGGAAGCTAGTCAACGGGAGGCAGTTTCACAGAAAACAAGAGTCATTTTCATCTATTCCAGAAGagggaaaaggaaaagagaataGATTGTTTAGTAACTTGGTTAAGGATAAGCAATCACCGGAAAAGAAAACTGCCAAAGTCAATATCCCTATGAAGAAATCTCCACTGAAACAAGAATCAGCTGAAAAGTGCATGGATCACTTCAAGTTACAGGTAAACtcctttgctttctttctttcttcttatatttttttgtatccgTAACTCCATTCATTCCATCGCAAGTGTGATAGATAGTTTAGAACAGATGAGATAATAAACGTACTTGTCCAATATAATTATCAGTCTTTTAAAAAATGTGTTTATTCAGAAAGTTAAGCAGCATTCGttaactttttcatttttccctaCTGATAAGGAAGAAACGGGGAAAGAGTATGTTGTGAGAGAGTTAACATAATCTAAGAATAGTTAATTAGCATAATTTCGTACAATCAATTTAAGCCATCTAAAATGGAGATGTTTCTAATCATTTTGTAATCCATATGCGTAATTAAAATTGGACAATGAGTGAGTATCCTTTATGAATGACTTATCTAGGAATCATTTGTCTATAAGTTGTTTTGAACCTAAACAAGCTGATTTTCAAATGAATATTGTATATGATTTTCATGTCGCTTAGACAACTGCTTCTTTGTCTTGCCAGCTGGATTGGAGATTAGCAGATCAAGAAATGGCACAGAGTTCATCAACTTCGTCTTCAGATGATAAGGTGGTAGAAGTTGATAGCACCCCTAACAGAATTTCAGAGGATACTGTTAAGTGCTTGTGTAGCATATTTTTAAGAATCGGAACATCCAATGACTTTTTGATGGAGCCGAGAACGCCGCCATACTCTGACAGGGAAAGCAGCAAGGAAAAAGATCAGTTGTGTGATCCTTATGGTATCTGTTCGGAATCCAAAACAACAGATGTTGGTCCATACAAAAATTTTTGTGAGGTTAAAGGCTCTGTTGATCTCAGCAGAACAACAAGTACCCATAGATTAAAGTAAGTAAAGTTGATGTTGCAAGttactatctatctatctatctatcattTCCTGAATATGTATGCATAATTAAAACTAGACAGTTATTGCGACCGGAGTATCTATCTAATATTCTAATCTTTCCCTACATGATCAGGTCCCTGCTTGGGAAGCTTGCCTCTCTGAATTTGAAGGGTCTTTCTCATCAGGAAAAGCTTGCATTCTGGATAAACATTTATAATTCCTGCATGCTCAATGTAAGTAGCCTTTCTTTTTTAAGTCCCTAATTTACTATCCCCATTATTGTGGTAAAGACTGTAGAGATGTCACCTTTGTTTGCTTGTCACAAATCCTCAGTACCGAAAATGCCTTTTGTTTCCAATATTGTAGGCATATTTAGAGCATGGAATACCTGAGAGTCCTGAAATGGTTGTGGCACTAATGCAGAAGGTACAGTGATCTGGCTCAATCTTTTCTACATATATTTATTCTTGTGGAAGGAAAGCTATATTCTCAttcttaactatcaactttacataaagAAGTGCATATGAGTTTTCACTattttgaggacaaaaacgaTGATTTACTTAGGAGTTAGGACTAAAATGAAATGTTATAATTTTTCTTGTGGCACCGGTTAAAATGAAAGAATATTCATAACACATGGAAATGCTTATGCCAGGCAACAATAACAGTGGGAGGCCAGTTACTCAATGCAATTACAATAGAACACTTCATATTGAGATTGCCATATCACCTGAAGTTTGTAAGTGCAATAATCTAATATCTTCTCTTCTGCTTTTTGATGTTATATATAAATCCGTAACTTTCTCACCTTGGCTTGTTACAGACATGCCCCAAAGCGGGAAAAAACGATGAGGTAAAAGCACGAAGCATATTCGGCCTGGAATGGTGTGAGCCATTAGTGACATTTGCACTATCCTGTGGAAGCTGGTCTTCACCTGCGGTATGCTCTCTTATCATTTATCATTATTCTTTCTTAAATCAAGTTAGGATGAAAGTTTAAAGTTGAAAATTATCCGAACGACTGTGAGAACAAGCTATTTGGATTTTGGACAACCAAATTCAAGTAGGGGCATGCAAGACCCGTCCTCattcaaaatatattttgttagatttggattttcttgttatttttatcCATGTTTTTTAATGTCAAATTTGGGTTATGTGTCGGGTCAACCCAACCCTAACCAAAGTCATAttatataactaaaatatatattttataataaaattaatgataaaatattatattattatgctttaattaatattttatatattatataatattattttatccttaaatgatttatatttaatatttattaaatttaatctctaaagattatattttattaatttgctatataaaatttacaaaattatatataCTTCACATTAATTCGGTATATTTCGAATTAGTTTAGAGTCGGATTTGACTTTTAAAAATAGTGAAGTATTGGGGTCGGATTTGAATCCAACAAAATGCACCGTCTCACCTTTTCTCGCTCACtaaactaaatatatattattctatatattaataatagaaaaaaaaactgtTTAAAACACATGTTAAACCGCTAGTGATAATACAAATTTATTCCTTCAGGTGAGGGTTTACACAGCATCAAAAGTTGATGAAGAGTTAGAAGCAGCAAAGAGAGAGTATTTACAGGCGGCAGTTGGCATCACAAAGGGGAACAAGTTGATAATTCCAAAGTTGCTTGACTGGTACTCCCTTGACTTTGCAAAGGACTTGGATTCCCTATTGGATTGGGTGTGCCTCCAACTGCCTCATGAAACAAGGAAACAAGCAGTTGAATGCCTCCAAAGAAAGGGTACAGAGTCTCTCTCACACCTAGTACAAATCATGCCCTATGATTTCAGTTTCAGGTTAattttgcatcagtaactaagaTTCTGCTCGGTAGTTGGAACATGAGACACAAATAGAGAGATACAATAATGCTAtgcgtaaataaaaaattaatcatagtatatttgtgtataaatatatattatttaacttatttttaatatgtattttttattttaatatatattttatataggtagctcatttttttatatacacgATAGTTGTTAAAAATGTGTTTGAAGTTAAAAACAGGTACAACACTGCCAATTTTGTCGTTCTAAGAAGTGGAGGCGGAAAAAAAGGAGACAAATTTTCTGCACTCTGTATGCGTTGTGTCCTATCATCCTTATTAATCTGCACAGTTTTTTTAGACTACTTGTGGTGGGAGTTTTTTGATAAATTCGATAGTTCACAGGGAAAGTACATAATGCAAAGGCTTGTAATGATTTCATTTGGGAGACTGGGACTTTTAGCCTTTAGGGGTTCTGTGCTTGGTTTTAGGAAGCTATACATACATTGAGATGCAGGTTTCTTAAGACGTTCATTTGGCCATAAAATCCTTCTggaaactaataataatatcaaatattGCTCCTAACcacattgcataaaaaaatgcAGCTGCAACTATCTCTTTAAAAGGAAATGGTCAACTTTATGTAGCTTGCTAAATTATAAGTTTTGATGGATAATAAAACAATCAATTTCGAATTTTATTCAACCCTAATTTAGGTGCTCAAGTGCTTACAGATAAATTGAAATGTTCATTGCATTAACGCTAAATGGagctttttgaaaaaataatgtgTAAACCACACTACATATCATTATTTGAAAATTACTCAAAACATAGTAGTATTGTTTGGGAAATTACCATTGTTTATgaaacaattaaattattatttatgatactaatttatttttttatactgtttagtttttattttaatattttttcgtaATTTATTTCGAAATTTAATTGTTACCATCAAAACTTAGTTTAACAAAATTCCTATCAAGAAGCGAATTATCATAGAAATATCTTTATTGtgctagaaaaaaaaaagtaaatataagatattttttaatttactgaTTTTTGTTTTCTCCCAGTCCTTTCCACAAAAAAAGGAATTTAATTAATAGATAGCTAACAATGACACACAGAACAAAATTTTCACTACTGAACCTATACATTTAGTCAAAGATGGTATTATTTTTTGAGAAATGCTTTTAATTTTTGAGAAGTTAATTAATATGTTTGAAAAAGTAGAAAGATATAATTTCTCTCCATCTCaaaaattatttctgttttcgtTAGAAATATTGGTTTTCTACCACTATTTTCACACAATGTTTTATTTGCTAGAAGTATTAGCCTTCTACAGTTCTTCTACTACTATTTTTATGCAATGTTTCATCTGTTAGAAGTATTGATC is a window from the Arachis hypogaea cultivar Tifrunner chromosome 1, arahy.Tifrunner.gnm2.J5K5, whole genome shotgun sequence genome containing:
- the LOC112783486 gene encoding uncharacterized protein: MNTRARTSLHSMKAPLNASKNKMENTIRGSSRTMASQKAAKNVRRSNRERKMALIQDLDKLKRKLQHEENVHRALERAFTRPLGALPRLPPYLPPYTLELLAEVAVLEEEVVRLEEQVVNFRQGLYQEAVYISSKRNAENMNDSIEQNTARISKHQRSKSFSQSEFHSMTMGRPQPSLARSASSRKLFSSDVATDHTGKLVNGRQFHRKQESFSSIPEEGKGKENRLFSNLVKDKQSPEKKTAKVNIPMKKSPLKQESAEKCMDHFKLQLDWRLADQEMAQSSSTSSSDDKVVEVDSTPNRISEDTVKCLCSIFLRIGTSNDFLMEPRTPPYSDRESSKEKDQLCDPYGICSESKTTDVGPYKNFCEVKGSVDLSRTTSTHRLKSLLGKLASLNLKGLSHQEKLAFWINIYNSCMLNAYLEHGIPESPEMVVALMQKATITVGGQLLNAITIEHFILRLPYHLKFTCPKAGKNDEVKARSIFGLEWCEPLVTFALSCGSWSSPAVRVYTASKVDEELEAAKREYLQAAVGITKGNKLIIPKLLDWYSLDFAKDLDSLLDWVCLQLPHETRKQAVECLQRKGTESLSHLVQIMPYDFSFRLILHQ